In Fusarium musae strain F31 chromosome 7, whole genome shotgun sequence, a single window of DNA contains:
- a CDS encoding hypothetical protein (EggNog:ENOG41~antiSMASH:Cluster_7.2) yields MPHFSFLGETSTSADTIIQMLNEDSQTEQDEMTKNWRDHKLQELNFVGTLGALLASCLSTTGSWPDVLPNGRNKPWSVRTMWFSGLVFALFSVVIAGVQSMRLHRLSAHPDGLTLIRNSLGRRRESDIKTRPSWLQVYAWEFSLAFLVLAIFCMVIGLTILIWAGTEFGPSKPREDGWWDGNSKESGVLHVTRFY; encoded by the exons ATGCCTCACTTCAGCTTCTTGGGAGAGACCTCGACTTCGGCCGACACTATCATTCAGATGTTGAATGAAGATAGCCAGACTGAGCAGGACGAAATGACAAAGAACTGGCGTGACCATAAGCTGCAGGAATTGAACTTCGTTGGTACACTT GGCGCTCTTCTCGCAAGTTGTCTTAGCACAACAGGTTCCTGGCCAGATGTCCTCCCCAATGGCCGCAACAAGCCCTGGTCAGTGCGAACCATGTGGTTCAGCGGTCTCGTGTTTGCCCTCTTCTCTGTAGTCATTGCAGGGGTTCAGAGCATGAGACTGCACCGCCTATCTGCTCATCCCGACGGCCTCACTTTGATCCGAAATAGCCTTGGCCGAAGGCGGGAATCCGATATCAAGACTCGACCTAGCTGGCTGCAGGTATACGCCTGGGAATTCAGCCTTGCGTTTCTGGTCTTGGCCATATTCTGCATGGTGATCGGCTTGACAATTCTGATATGGGCTGGCACTGAGTTCGGTCCTTCGAAGCCTAGAGAGGATGGCTGGTGGGATGGCAACTCTAAGGAAAGTGGTGTTCTCCATGTCACAAGGTTTTACTAA